The Acinetobacter shaoyimingii DNA segment GTACTACAAAAGTCTTCAAAGGGCGATTTACATTTAGAGTGGGATGTACTAGGTCGATTAATTCGAAGCCGAAATGCTGAATATTCAGCTGATTATCGTTACGATGCCATGGGGCGTCGTATGAGTAAGTTGAGTAAGCACCACCATACAGGTATAGAACAACATATTATATATGGTTGGGATGGTGATACTTTGGCGTATGAGTCAAATGATAAGTTCACCAAGCATTATATTTATGAAAAAGACAGTTTTGTCCCACTGATTCAAGCGATTTATAAAGAAAAGATACGTGTACATGATACCCCTGTTTGGGTGGATAAGTATGAGTTCCATAAAGATCCATTATGGAAAAAATCAATTCTAACCCAAGGTTTTGATGAAGTATGTTTCTATCATTGTGATCATTTGGGTACACCACAAGAGTTGAGTAACCATGCGGGGCAAATTGTATGGAAAGCGCAATATAAAGCTTGGGGCGAGCTTGTATCTGAGAAAACATCCAAAGATAAAACTAATTTCTTTGAAAATTCAGAGATACTCACAAACAACATTCGTTTCCAAGGTCAATATTTTGATAAAGAAACTGATTTACATTATAACCGCCATCGTTATTATGCTCCGAATGTTGGACGTTTCATAAGTAAAGACCCTATTGGGCTTCTAGGTGGTCATAATGTTTATGCTTATGCACCGAATCCTGTGGAGTGGGTTGATCCACGTGGATTGAATAAGTCACAAGGTAAATCAGGTAATAAAAATACGGGTAGAGCTAAGAAAAAACAGCCTTGTCCTGACCCATGTAAAAATAGTAAGGCTGCACTGTTAGCAAAAGATTATCAAACACCGAAACCAGGTGAAAAAAGTATATATAATAAGCAAGATGATTGGGAAGTAGTTTATATCCCCAAACACACCCAGCTTTATGCTCTAGCACCTCATGGTTCAAATACACCAAACTTTTTTGTTCAGAAAACCCAAATTAATAAATTCCCTACAGCAGCAGCATATAATGATGCAGTTCAAGTTGCTCATAAAGATAATTTTAAAGGTGAAGATCGACCAATGAGAACTCAAATGCATAAATTTATTACTACAAAAGGGCTGTGTGTTGCTAAGTCTAAGGCTTTAGCTAATTCTCACATATCAGATGGTGGTGCTGTTCAATTCTATGTTACAAATGCAGATAAAGGAAAAGTGAGAAGTACTCCTACTTATTTAGACTTAAAATAATTTAAAGGATTTTTTATGTATAGCTTAGATTTAAATTGTAATACAGGTGATGTATATGTAAGAGAAAATTTAGTTGAGTGCAATTTAAGTAGTCTTATTAATGAAGATGATAAAATTAATTGCCTGAATGAATTATCTGATGATTCTTTTTTTGACTATGATAACGAGAAAAATTTTGTATTTAATGTTTCTTTTTTGAATGAAGATTTTCATTTGAGTATGATTTACAATAGTAAAAAATTAAGATTAATTAATTTTAAACTTATATATAAATCCTATGATGATTTTGATTTGAAGATGGGTAATTTGACAGCATATTTTGATAAAACTAATTTTTTGAATAAACATTTCGATGATGAAAAACCCTATGTTGAGTATTTTTATAGTTGGGGGGTGATCGCTTTATATAGTGATTTATCTTTAAATATATATTTTTCAATACGTTGGGAGTAGTTTTTCTTAAATTTATTTATGATGTAAATTATGAATTATATTGGTTTTGAATTTGAAAAATAGTCCTATATTTATTGAAGAAGAAAATAATTATCGATTAATATATAACCCGAATCCTGCTTAAGCCGATGACTCCATAATTTGAATCGTTGGCTTATTTCGATGGGTTAATTGATATGCACATAACGAAGCATAAATTCCGCTAAGAAATCCATAAGTACTGCGTGCTTTACTCGTCACTAAATGATATTGCCCTTTCAATAAGCTGAATAATGTTTCTATCTTATTGCGTTGCCTTAGGTGATATTCATCTGATGCACTGAGTTGAACAGATTCCATGTTCCTCCGATGATAAGTAATTAAATCAATACTTTGAACTTGCAGCCTGCGCTTTAATTCTTGGCTGATGTAGCCTCGATCCCCGTAAATTTTTCCTTTTAGGCCATCAACTAATTGCTCAACCATTTTTATGTCAGCAACATGTCCATTCGATAAAGCAGAACAGGTAATTTCACCAAATTGATTCATCGCAATATGTAATTTACAGCCATAGAACCAGCCCATTGAGCTTCTACCGCGTGATGCAATTTGGACTAATGATTTATGGCGTTGAATACGTTGATTTTTACAAACTGGAAGAGTTGTTGAATCAATCCATAAATATTGAGTTTCTTGACCTTTCATCAGCGCCACATGCAAAGCGTGTAGAGCCAATTGGTGCATATTGATCAGATGAATCATCCTTTGATAGCAAGGCAAGTACTTAAATAAATAGCTTTTATCTTCTTTTAACCAAGTGAAAAAGGCTTTGAAATTAGTGAAATGAGAGGATTTATACCAAATAGCAATAAAGATAATTTCTGAAAGACTGAGTTGAGCAACTCGGATTCTTGAAAGTTGGCCATCTTGCTTGAGAAATTTCCAATAAGTTGCTTCAAATTGTAGAAAAAAGTCATCAATTAAGCAGAATAATTCGGTACTATTGAACATTAGGACTAGGGTTGTGAGTTTGGTGTGGTAACTCAACTGATGGCTCTAGTCCTTCTATTTTTCAAGTCAATTTCTTATCCGCGATTCGGGTTATATAAGATGAATGGAATAATCATGACGATAGTGCCAGTAATACAAGACATGTCTTTAGCTATAGAGTTTAATGTATAGTTTCTTAGTTGAAATAAGAAAATAGCTTTTTTTACGAGGGGTATGGAGCTCCAAAAAAAATCATAGTATAACTATTATATGCAGATAACCATTCATATTATTATGTTTTTTAAATTGGTGAAATATGTATAGAGTTAATCTTAATTTTGAAGAAGGAAAGATTTTACTCAAAGATGAAGATAATAATTTCACAATTTTTTCCAAAGTCAATGAGTCTGAATTAAAATTAAATTATGATGATTCTACTTGGAACAGAAAAATAAATGCCG contains these protein-coding regions:
- a CDS encoding IS982 family transposase, which codes for MFNSTELFCLIDDFFLQFEATYWKFLKQDGQLSRIRVAQLSLSEIIFIAIWYKSSHFTNFKAFFTWLKEDKSYLFKYLPCYQRMIHLINMHQLALHALHVALMKGQETQYLWIDSTTLPVCKNQRIQRHKSLVQIASRGRSSMGWFYGCKLHIAMNQFGEITCSALSNGHVADIKMVEQLVDGLKGKIYGDRGYISQELKRRLQVQSIDLITYHRRNMESVQLSASDEYHLRQRNKIETLFSLLKGQYHLVTSKARSTYGFLSGIYASLCAYQLTHRNKPTIQIMESSA